tccATTAAATAGCAAATCTACCAATGAGAGGAGGGAAAAAAATCCGAAGTTGCAAAACACAAGtagaaaacaaaagcaaaaacccaacaaactaaaaccctaatttctgaccccaaattcaaaatactatgaacaaaaaagaaacaaagaaataagCCTTAGTGTCCTCAAGACTTGCTTTTCCTACTGTTACTGAAAGCACAGCAACCGACAGAGTAGACAATGATGAGGCAAACTAGGAAGATAATGTTGACCACCATTACTTTCTTCCAAGAACTCCTTAGGTTGTCTATAAAACCAGCTTTACATGCATGGCAATCGAAACATAATGTGCCCAAATCATTGCTCCATGTATTGCAATCGGTGTTGTTGATGAAGACACCATTGCCTTTGGTCCAGTTTGTTGGTCCTAGGAAGGTGAATTGACAGTCGTTTGATGGCTTACAACAACCGGactgcaaaataaaacatgaaacacataaatggaaagtccaaaatatataaagaaaaaaaacccaatttaagtcaagaaataaacaatttaatatgaaaGTATTCATGGatcgagttaaattaaatatttgtaaattgtcACACCTTACGAGATCACTTCGCAACTTACAACCTCATAAGCTAAGGTCACCTATTGACAGATCAATGACAAAACATTTACCATCCATACATTACATTTATCTGTTGTCTTGACATGATAACTCATATCTAGAAGAGATATTATTAAGCCGACTAAGCtttaagaaatatgaagaatGACATGTGGTAGTTTGGGAAAGACTAAGGATGTCTGTTCTAAAATCCTACACATATCGCCCTTCCTTCTTCTAACTCCAACCATTCTTAATTACATACAACCTCCACCCATACAACCATATTCTCCAATCATCGTCCACCATCATAATTTACACCTTATATCAACAAGAATCAtccatatatatttctttatttttctgagaTATATacgttatttttatttaatattttataattttttatttttattaaaattttaaacttaaacaatctattaacttaatataattTCGATGTTCAcgttataatattatatatttaatttgtataccACAACATATCATAACACTTAAAATTAGTCAagctaaataaattcaaaccttaaatatattttaactcaaattctacttatattttaaatatttattttttaagactaaatatcttttatctataattttatttcgaGTCTCTATTCAAGACTTGAACTATTAACCCgacttaaaaatcaaattaattttcaaaaagtaatATGACGTACCTGTATGGCAGACAAATGCACCTTATAAAACTCTGTTACACTCTCATTCATATGCTGGTTATGAAAATCACTGCAAACTTTACTATCAACCAAACAGCTCTTAATCTTAAACCAATTATTCTCATCACTAACCCTCTTTTGCAACCAATTCGAATAATCCCCCAACCGGTATTCCTTATACCCTTTCCCTGACAAGACCCTTCCCGCCCCTTTATTTGTTACCACGAAAGCGAAAATCGTGC
The Gossypium raimondii isolate GPD5lz chromosome 8, ASM2569854v1, whole genome shotgun sequence DNA segment above includes these coding regions:
- the LOC105793748 gene encoding tetraspanin-7, translated to MSFRLSNNLLGILNFVTFLLSIPILVAGIWLSRKAITECERFIDKPIIIVGVFLMVVSLAGFVGACCHVKWLLWLYLVVMFILIVLGIAGTIFAFVVTNKGAGRVLSGKGYKEYRLGDYSNWLQKRVSDENNWFKIKSCLVDSKVCSDFHNQHMNESVTEFYKVHLSAIQSGCCKPSNDCQFTFLGPTNWTKGNGVFINNTDCNTWSNDLGTLCFDCHACKAGFIDNLRSSWKKVMVVNIIFLVCLIIVYSVGCCAFSNSRKSKS